DNA from Kineosporiaceae bacterium:
GCAACCTCGGCCACGCCCTGGCCAACTACGGCGGGTTCGCCTCCCGCGGATTCCGGGTGGTGGCGCTGCTCGACGTGGACGCCGGGCGGGTGGGCGAACAGATCGCCGGCCTCCGGGTGGGCTCCATCGACCACCTGGAGCAGGTCGTGGCGGACGCCGGGGTCCACATCGGGGTCCTCGCCCTGCCCGCCGAAGCGGCCCAGGCCACCTGTGACCGGCTGGTCGAGGTCGGCGTGTCCAGCGTGCTCAACTTCGCCCCCTGCGTCCTCGAGGTGCCCGACGGCGTCATGGTGCGCAAGGTCGACCTGTCCACCGAGCTGCAGATCCTCGCCTTCCACCAACAGCGCAAGGCCTTCCACTCCGAACGCCACTCCGACCGCCACTCCGAACGCCATGGACCGGCCGATGGCCGTCACGTGCCGCTGGCGGAGGCGCTGTGACCAATCCGCTGGTGGTGGGCCTGTCCTATCGCACCGCTCCGTTCGGCCTGCTGGAACGCGCTGCGCTCGATGCAGCCTCCTGCCGTGCGCTGGAGCTGCGGCTGTGCGGCGCCGAGCACGTGTCCGAGGCCGTGGTGCTCTCGACCTGCAATCGGCTCGAGGTCTACGCCTCGGTCGACCGGTTCCATGCCGCGCTGGCGGCGGTCGGTGACCTGCTCGCCGAGGTCACCGGCGTCCGGCTGGACGACCTGACCGAACACCTCTACGTGCACTACGAGGGGGCGGCGATCGAGCACCTGTTCGCCGTGGCCGCCGGGCTGGACTCGATGGCGGTGGGCGAGCAGCAGATCCTCGGCCAGGTGCGGGGCGCGCTCAGGGCCGCCCAGGACGGCGGGACGGCCTCCCGGCGACTGATCCCCTTGCTGCAGACGGCGTTGCGCGTCGGCAAGCGCGTGCACACCGAGACCGACATCGACCGCACGGCCGTCTCGCTGGTCGAGACCGGGTTGGACGCCGGCCGCGCCGTTCTCGGCCCGCTGGAGCAGACGCACGCCCTGGTGCTCGGCGCCGGGGCGATGAGTGGCCTGGTGGTGGCCACCCTGCAACGGGCCGGGGTGGGCACCCTGACGGTGATCAACCGCACCCCGGAACGTGCCGAACGACTGGCCGCCGCCGCCGGCGGCTCGGCCCGGCCGTTGGCCGACCTGGCCGCCGCGCTGGCCGAGGCCGATCTGGTCATCAGCTGCGCCGGCGCGGGTGGTTACCTGGTGCGCCCCGAGGCGGTGGCCTCGGCCGGGTACGGGCGCTCCCGCGGGCAACAGGTCTACCTCGATCTCGCCCTGCCCCGGGACATCGACCCGGCCATCGGCGCCCTGGACGGCGTCCGGTTGATCGATCTGGCCCAACTCGGCGACCTGGTGGCCGACGCCGACCGGGCCCCCGGGGTCGAGCAGGCGCGCACCCTGGTCGCCGAGGAGGTCGAGGCCTACCTGGTGGCAGCGGCCGCCCTGGACGCCGCGCCGACGGTCGCCGCGTTGCGCGAGATGGCCCGTGGCGTGATGGATTCCGAACTCACCCGGCTGCGGGCGCGACTGGGGGACGACGTCGATCGGCGCACCCTGGCCGAGCTCGAGCGCGCCGTCCACCGGGTGGTGGAGAAGCTGCTGCACATGCCCACGGTGCGGGTGAAGGAACTTGCGGGCGAGCCCAACGGTTCGGTGTATGCCGAGGCCTTGCGCGAACTGTTCGGCCTCGACCTGGGCCGCCGCGTGGCGGCCGTGAGCACGCTGAGTCTGACGGCCGAGTCGGGCTCGGCCGAGGTGAGCCTCACGATCGAGGGGGTGGGTGCGCCGTGACCCGCGTGTTGCGCCTGGGTACCCGGCGCTCGGCGTTGGCCCTGGCCCAGTCCGGTTGGGTCGCCCGCCGGATCGAACAGGCTGCCGGTGGGGCCGTGCGGGTCGAGTTGGTCGAGGTGACCACGGAGGGCGACACCTCGACGGCGCCCCTGACCAGCTTCGGCGGGGTCGGGGTGTTCGTGTCGAGCCTGCGTACCGCACTGTCGGCCGGTGAGATCGACCTGGCCGTGCACTCGTTGAAGGACCTGCCCACGACGCCGGCCCCGGGACTCGTGGTCGCAGCGATCCCCCCGCGGGAGGACCCCCGCGACGTGCTGGTGGCCCGCGACCGGGCGAGTCTGGCCGAGTTGCCCGCCGGCTCGCGGATCGGCACCGGTTCGCCCCGGCGCGCGGCCCAGTTGCGGGCCATGGGGTTCGGCCTGGAGATCGTCGACCTGCGGGGCAATGTCGACACCCGGATCGCTCGGGTGCTGGGCTCGCCCACCGGGGCGGCCGGTGACCTGGACGGCGTGGTGCTCGCCCGGGCCGGGTTGGTGCGGCTGGGCCGCGACCACGAGGCGAGCGAGGTGATCGATCCGCTGGTGATGCTGCCCGCCCCCGGTCAGGGCGCCCTCGCCGTCGAGTGCCGCGATCCGTCGGCCGACGCCGACGCAGCGCAGGTCGTGGCGTTCGTGAGGCCTCTGGACGACGCGAGCACCCGGGCGTGTGTCGAGGCCGAACGCGCCCTGCTGGCCACGCTCGAGGCGGGCTGCGCGGCGCCGCTGGGCGCGCTCGCCGAGATCGTGGACGACGAGGACGGTGAGCAGCTGTGGCTTCGAGCCGTCGTCGCCTCGGTGGACGGCAGCCACAGTCTGCGGCGTTCGGCACTGGGTGCTCCCACCAGCGCCGCGAGCATCGGGGTGGCCCTGGCCGCCGAACTGCTCGCCGAGGGAGCCGGTGAGTTCGTCGGTCGCCACCCGGTGGCGGCAGTACGTGGGGAGGTGGAGCGGTGACCTCCGGGCAGAGTTCGGGTCAGACGCCGGGGGCGGGGTCGGTGTGCTTCGTCGGGGTCGGTCCCGGCGACGAGGGTTTGCTCACCCTGCGGGCGGTCGAGCGGCTGGCCCGGGCCGACGTGGTCGTGGTCGATCAGCCCGGCCGCACCGCCCTGATCGCGACCTATTGCCGGCCCGACGTCCAGGTGCTGGACGCCGGCTTCGGTGACGACGGCCAGCCGATGACCCGCAATGCGCGGGCCCGGCTGGTGGTGCGTGCGGCGCGGACCGGCGCCACCGTGGTGCGGCTGCTGGACGGCGATCCGACCACGATCAACGGTCTGGACGGCGAGATCCGGGCCTGCCGCAAGGAGAACCTTCCCTTCGAGGTGGTACCGGGGGTCTCGGCCGTGACCGCCGTGCCGGCCTATGCCGGGGTCGTGTTGACCGCCGCCGGGGTGGCCGGGATCCACATCGTGCAGCCGGACGACGAGACCGACTGGTCGCTGCACGCCGGCCCGGCGACCACGTTGGTGGTGCTCGGGCCGGTCGCCGCGCTGCTCACCGCGGTGAGCCGGTTGCTGGCCGCCGGACGGGCACCGGACACCCCGGTGGCGGTGATCACCGAGGGCACCACGGTGC
Protein-coding regions in this window:
- a CDS encoding redox-sensing transcriptional repressor Rex, with product MSTDRAHRLPGAARSLRPAVPEATVARLPVYLRVLTLQAEDGVETLSSEELATAAGVGSAMVRKDLSHLGSYGTRGVGYEVDYLIYQISRELGLTQDWRVLIIGAGNLGHALANYGGFASRGFRVVALLDVDAGRVGEQIAGLRVGSIDHLEQVVADAGVHIGVLALPAEAAQATCDRLVEVGVSSVLNFAPCVLEVPDGVMVRKVDLSTELQILAFHQQRKAFHSERHSDRHSERHGPADGRHVPLAEAL
- a CDS encoding glutamyl-tRNA reductase, whose amino-acid sequence is MTNPLVVGLSYRTAPFGLLERAALDAASCRALELRLCGAEHVSEAVVLSTCNRLEVYASVDRFHAALAAVGDLLAEVTGVRLDDLTEHLYVHYEGAAIEHLFAVAAGLDSMAVGEQQILGQVRGALRAAQDGGTASRRLIPLLQTALRVGKRVHTETDIDRTAVSLVETGLDAGRAVLGPLEQTHALVLGAGAMSGLVVATLQRAGVGTLTVINRTPERAERLAAAAGGSARPLADLAAALAEADLVISCAGAGGYLVRPEAVASAGYGRSRGQQVYLDLALPRDIDPAIGALDGVRLIDLAQLGDLVADADRAPGVEQARTLVAEEVEAYLVAAAALDAAPTVAALREMARGVMDSELTRLRARLGDDVDRRTLAELERAVHRVVEKLLHMPTVRVKELAGEPNGSVYAEALRELFGLDLGRRVAAVSTLSLTAESGSAEVSLTIEGVGAP
- the hemC gene encoding hydroxymethylbilane synthase, with the protein product MRLGTRRSALALAQSGWVARRIEQAAGGAVRVELVEVTTEGDTSTAPLTSFGGVGVFVSSLRTALSAGEIDLAVHSLKDLPTTPAPGLVVAAIPPREDPRDVLVARDRASLAELPAGSRIGTGSPRRAAQLRAMGFGLEIVDLRGNVDTRIARVLGSPTGAAGDLDGVVLARAGLVRLGRDHEASEVIDPLVMLPAPGQGALAVECRDPSADADAAQVVAFVRPLDDASTRACVEAERALLATLEAGCAAPLGALAEIVDDEDGEQLWLRAVVASVDGSHSLRRSALGAPTSAASIGVALAAELLAEGAGEFVGRHPVAAVRGEVER